A stretch of the Chelonoidis abingdonii isolate Lonesome George chromosome 11, CheloAbing_2.0, whole genome shotgun sequence genome encodes the following:
- the LOC116829842 gene encoding LOW QUALITY PROTEIN: B-cell receptor CD22-like (The sequence of the model RefSeq protein was modified relative to this genomic sequence to represent the inferred CDS: deleted 1 base in 1 codon), with product MQPQGQGPTSVFTLDEMEALLLLALSILTGAGCQDWGVTLPTGPLAGWSGSCMTIPCSYTYPEGQLVKAVTWSRDKERIVRLTATTRQGYDKAKRAQFLGDLQHNCTLQLNPLALGDGGAYSFEFQTQSQSWRSPRVVCLTVSEHHCTVQQSKSMTFGILSGRVDCFVSERCASSGLYWYDGAGTQIPQETGKSKSSLSMHIIWQHRGAVLECRVRGYRNRCLPKGSQPLATGRPHRLKVLVDMDSPGPNREGDSFTLRGVGDSGSLDQVYFWIHNYEDLHGAPLCRLQGQPCLTGAITPA from the exons atgcagccccagggccagg GCCCCACGTCAGTGTTCACCCTGGATGAGATggaggccctgctgctgctggccctctCCATCCTGACCG GTGCTGGCTGCCAGGATTGGGGGGTGACCCTGCCCACGGGCCCCCTGGCTGGATGGAGCGGCTCATGCATGACAATCCCTTGCTCTTACACCTACCCCGAGGGGCAGCTCGTCAAAGCCGTGACCTGGAGCCGGGACAAGGAGAGAATCGTGCGACTCACTGCAACAACGAGGCAGGGCTATGACAAGGCCAAGCGTGCCCAGTTCCTGGGGGACCTGCAGCACAACTGCACCCTGCAACTCAACCCGCTGGCCCTTGGAGATGGGGGCGCCTACTCCTTTGAGTTCCAGACCCAAAGCCAAAGCTGGAGAAGCCCCCGAGTTGTGTGCCTCACGGTGTCAG AACATCACTGCACGGTCCAACAAAGCAAATCTATGACCTTCGGAATCCTCAGTGGCAGGGTGGACTGCTTCGTCTCCGAGCGCTGCGCCTCCTCCGGCCTGTATTGGTACGATGGAGCCGGCACACAGATCCCGCAGGAAACTGGCAAAAGCAAAAGCAGTCTGAGCATGCACATCATCTGGCAGCACCGGGGGGCAGTGCTGGAGTGCCGGGTGCGGGGCTACCGGAATAGGTGCCTCCCCAAAGGGTCCCAGCCCCTCGCCACCG GCCGGCCCCATCGCCTGAAGGTCCTGGTGGACATGGACAGCCCAGGCCCCAACAGGGAGGGCGACTCGTTCACGCTGAGAGGCGTGGGGGACAGCGGGTCGCTGGACCAGGTCTACTTCTGGATTCACAACTACGAGGACCTGCAC GGAGCCCCTCTCTGCAGATTGCAGGGGCAACCTTGTCTCACGGGGGCAATTACACCTGCATGA
- the LOC116830904 gene encoding retroviral integration site protein Fli-1 homolog isoform X1, which yields MDGTIKEALSVVSEDQSIFDPPYLMKTEVPPAEDYNSKERPALGEPDWSSQTSRGQSVKRENENVNCSRQSSVDCSVSRRSKSGSDPHPIPYPASYSDQRSSPPANPPSEEKRVIVPADPGVWTQDHVRQWLDWAVKEYGLEEVDVGLFQHVDGKELCKMGKEDFLRLTSPYNADVLLSHLAYLRQSSPTFTYPAAPAVTPQPPAPPARVQVKTESPYEEIRRSSWSGSLSGGPKGSPPQIQGVNRTSDSPRIVTGECLCLGSGERSPP from the exons ATGGACGGCACCATCAAG GAGGCACTTTCTGTGGTGAGTGAGGACCAGTCCATATTCGACCCCCCCTACCTCATGAAGACAGAGGTGCCCCCTGCCGAGGACTACAACAGCAAGGAGAGGCCGGCGCTGGGGGAGCCGGACTGGTCCAGTCAGACCAGCAGGGGGCAATCTGTGAAGAGGGAGAATGAGAATGTCAACTGCTCCAG acagtcctCCGTGGACTGCAGTGTATCCAGACGCAGCAAATCTGGGAGCGACCCGCACCCCATCCCCTACCCAGCCAGTTACAGCGACCAGCGGAGCAGCCCCCCAGCCAACCCCCCCAGCGAGGAGAAGAGGGTTATCGTCCCAGCTG ACCCTGGTGTGTGGACCCAGGACCACGTGCGCCAATGGCTGGACTGGGCGGTGAAGGAGTATGGGCTGGAGGAGGTGGACGTGGGCCTGTTCCAGCACGTGGACGGCAAGGAGCTGTGCAAGATGGGCAAGGAGGATTTCCTGCGCCTCACCTCGCCCTACAACGCCGACGTGCTGCTGTCCCACCTGGCCTACCTGCGGCAGA GCAGCCCGACCTTCACGTACCCGGCTGCCCCAGCTGTGACCCCCCAGCCCCCCGCACCCCCAGCACGTGTGCAAGTGAAAACAG AGTCCCCCTACGAGGAAATCAGGCGAAGCAGCTGGAGCGGCTCCCTCAGTGGAGGCCCCAAAG GGTCCCCCCCCCAGATCCAGGGGGTGAATCGGACGAGTGACTCCCCACGGATCGTAACAGGTGAGTGCCTCTGCTTAGGGAGTGGGGAGAGATCACCACCATAG
- the LOC116830904 gene encoding retroviral integration site protein Fli-1 homolog isoform X2 — MKTEVPPAEDYNSKERPALGEPDWSSQTSRGQSVKRENENVNCSRQSSVDCSVSRRSKSGSDPHPIPYPASYSDQRSSPPANPPSEEKRVIVPADPGVWTQDHVRQWLDWAVKEYGLEEVDVGLFQHVDGKELCKMGKEDFLRLTSPYNADVLLSHLAYLRQSSPTFTYPAAPAVTPQPPAPPARVQVKTESPYEEIRRSSWSGSLSGGPKGSPPQIQGVNRTSDSPRIVTGECLCLGSGERSPP, encoded by the exons ATGAAGACAGAGGTGCCCCCTGCCGAGGACTACAACAGCAAGGAGAGGCCGGCGCTGGGGGAGCCGGACTGGTCCAGTCAGACCAGCAGGGGGCAATCTGTGAAGAGGGAGAATGAGAATGTCAACTGCTCCAG acagtcctCCGTGGACTGCAGTGTATCCAGACGCAGCAAATCTGGGAGCGACCCGCACCCCATCCCCTACCCAGCCAGTTACAGCGACCAGCGGAGCAGCCCCCCAGCCAACCCCCCCAGCGAGGAGAAGAGGGTTATCGTCCCAGCTG ACCCTGGTGTGTGGACCCAGGACCACGTGCGCCAATGGCTGGACTGGGCGGTGAAGGAGTATGGGCTGGAGGAGGTGGACGTGGGCCTGTTCCAGCACGTGGACGGCAAGGAGCTGTGCAAGATGGGCAAGGAGGATTTCCTGCGCCTCACCTCGCCCTACAACGCCGACGTGCTGCTGTCCCACCTGGCCTACCTGCGGCAGA GCAGCCCGACCTTCACGTACCCGGCTGCCCCAGCTGTGACCCCCCAGCCCCCCGCACCCCCAGCACGTGTGCAAGTGAAAACAG AGTCCCCCTACGAGGAAATCAGGCGAAGCAGCTGGAGCGGCTCCCTCAGTGGAGGCCCCAAAG GGTCCCCCCCCCAGATCCAGGGGGTGAATCGGACGAGTGACTCCCCACGGATCGTAACAGGTGAGTGCCTCTGCTTAGGGAGTGGGGAGAGATCACCACCATAG